A single genomic interval of Arthrobacter sp. NicSoilB8 harbors:
- a CDS encoding TetR/AcrR family transcriptional regulator: MPEDRTTSAVEAATAAGPAAAAVSRPLTPRERARARTVADILRLGREHLALHGAAALSLRAVARDLGVVSSAVYRYVESREELLTLLLIDAYNELGDEVDAAVGAVPEGDFGGRFAALGRAVRDWALREPARYGLLFGSPVPGYRAPAERTTGPGTRVISALMAILDGAFRAGKLSARGLRGPAVAAGLAGDLAAIRAEFGLAVPDDLLARGALAWTSLFGAVSFEVFGQYGEETFTDRGQLFDHHLAVLADVAGLPAGAAAP, from the coding sequence ATGCCAGAGGACAGGACCACATCCGCCGTCGAGGCCGCCACGGCGGCCGGCCCCGCCGCCGCCGCAGTTTCCCGGCCCCTCACGCCGCGCGAGCGGGCCCGCGCCAGGACCGTCGCCGACATCCTCCGGCTTGGCCGGGAGCATCTGGCGCTGCACGGGGCCGCCGCGCTGTCCCTCCGCGCCGTCGCCCGGGATCTTGGCGTCGTCTCCTCGGCGGTCTACCGTTATGTGGAGAGCAGGGAGGAACTGTTGACCCTTCTCCTGATTGACGCGTACAACGAACTCGGCGACGAGGTGGATGCCGCCGTCGGGGCGGTGCCGGAGGGTGACTTCGGCGGCCGGTTTGCGGCCCTGGGCCGCGCGGTCCGGGACTGGGCGCTGCGCGAACCCGCCCGCTACGGACTTCTCTTCGGCAGTCCGGTGCCTGGCTATCGGGCGCCCGCAGAGCGGACCACCGGCCCCGGGACCCGGGTGATTTCTGCCCTGATGGCGATCCTCGACGGCGCCTTCCGGGCCGGGAAGCTTTCGGCGAGGGGCCTGCGGGGCCCTGCCGTGGCAGCCGGACTGGCCGGGGACCTGGCAGCGATCCGGGCGGAGTTCGGTTTGGCCGTCCCGGATGACCTCCTGGCCCGCGGCGCCCTGGCCTGGACCTCGCTCTTCGGGGCGGTCAGCTTCGAGGTCTTTGGCCAGTACGGCGAGGAAACGTTCACTGACCGCGGGCAGCTCTTCGACCACCATCTCGCGGTGCTGGCCGACGTCGCCGGACTGCCGGCGGGCGCCGCCGCCCCGTAA
- a CDS encoding NAD-dependent epimerase/dehydratase family protein has protein sequence MSQSVPSGRQSPRLYVVTGAGPVGWTVAEQLAGAGHRVRILTRSGSGPSHPQVEKRPMDVSDPAGLGEAFRGAAAVFHCIHGSRYNAEVWARELPAAEQSVLTAAGEAGAVVVFPESLYSYSAPDRPMTEEGPRGARGGKRGVRTALLKARAESATDTVSVVASDFFGPRVRGAHAGERMVKPVLAGKSLMVIGRADQPHTFTYVPDLAAAMIAAADRPQLWNRVWHAPSGPALSQREIAGALANAAGARAPRVTALPGWALRTAGVFSSDMRELAETLYQFERPFVMDSAASQAALGQAPTPLNEAAAATVAWWGVQKQ, from the coding sequence ATGTCACAATCTGTCCCCTCCGGGCGTCAATCGCCCCGGCTGTACGTCGTCACGGGAGCCGGACCGGTCGGCTGGACGGTAGCGGAACAACTGGCCGGGGCGGGCCACCGCGTGCGCATCCTGACGCGGTCCGGGAGCGGGCCCTCGCACCCGCAGGTCGAAAAAAGGCCGATGGATGTTTCGGACCCTGCCGGGCTCGGCGAAGCCTTCCGCGGGGCGGCGGCAGTCTTTCATTGCATCCACGGCTCGCGGTACAACGCCGAGGTCTGGGCAAGGGAGCTGCCGGCAGCAGAGCAGAGCGTGCTCACCGCGGCGGGCGAGGCGGGCGCCGTCGTCGTCTTCCCGGAAAGCCTGTATTCCTATAGCGCGCCGGACCGGCCGATGACTGAGGAGGGCCCGCGCGGGGCCCGGGGCGGCAAGCGAGGGGTCCGCACGGCGCTCCTGAAGGCCCGCGCGGAGTCCGCCACGGACACCGTGAGCGTGGTGGCGAGCGATTTCTTCGGGCCGCGGGTCCGCGGTGCGCACGCCGGCGAGCGCATGGTGAAGCCGGTGCTGGCAGGCAAGTCCCTGATGGTGATCGGACGGGCGGACCAGCCGCATACTTTTACGTACGTTCCGGACCTCGCGGCCGCCATGATTGCGGCCGCGGACCGGCCGCAGCTGTGGAACCGGGTGTGGCATGCACCGAGCGGGCCTGCGCTAAGCCAGCGTGAAATCGCGGGGGCCCTCGCCAACGCCGCCGGCGCCCGGGCACCGCGGGTCACGGCACTCCCCGGCTGGGCGCTCCGGACGGCGGGGGTCTTTTCCTCCGACATGCGTGAACTGGCGGAGACGCTGTACCAGTTCGAGCGCCCGTTTGTGATGGACTCCGCCGCGAGCCAGGCCGCGCTGGGACAGGCGCCGACCCCGCTGAACGAAGCAGCCGCCGCGACTGTGGCCTGGTGGGGGGTCCAGAAACAGTGA
- a CDS encoding MMPL family transporter, whose protein sequence is MKTNSPITPRVPFWLRWLIPAVLVVAWLAIAGIGGPTFGRLSEVSSNDQASFLPAGAEATEAQDWQAKFRDSKEIPAVIVVESDSAFTPAQLGEAAALKGRLEDLQAGSTVIGPIPSEDAKAVQFVVPIDSSAEVKTVVKELRSEVQASAPAGMRTFVTGPAGLIADLVSAFAGIDGILLLVALGAVFLILLVVYRSLLLPVMVLFTSVFALCASILLVFGMAKAGWIQLNGQSQGILSILVIGAATDYALLYVARFREALTHTKNRTAAAITAWKAAWEPILASGATVIIALLCLLFSDLNSNKALGPVAAAGILCALLAALTLLPALMALLGRAAFWPFRPKLLPETEREAELVTGLEGQKGIWRATGSLVSRRPRTVWVASVLLLLVAGTGILQLKANGVAQTDVILTASNAVDGQDALGRHFDAGSGSPAVIVADADRAQDVLAKVKTSDGVGDAYLLADGGVPIMTGAAAIPGAPAAPTAPASPAIRDGRVLINATLNYAADSTEAENVVVSLRRELKEVDGGVLVGGVTATALDTNTTAQRDLVTIIPVVLGVILVILMLLLRSVLAPVLLVASVVLSYAAAMGVSAFVFNNVFGFPGADATVPLFGFVFLVALGVDYNIFLMSRVREESLKHGTRPGILRGLGVTGGVITSAGVVLAATFAALGVIPIMFLVQLAFIVAFGVLLDTVLVRSLLVPALAYDIGPRLWWPGKLGRPGNDAAARGGIPSSRPAENEEAGVR, encoded by the coding sequence ATGAAAACGAATTCGCCCATTACGCCGCGCGTCCCGTTCTGGCTGCGTTGGCTGATCCCCGCCGTGCTCGTCGTGGCCTGGCTGGCGATTGCCGGCATCGGGGGCCCGACATTCGGCCGTCTCAGTGAGGTGTCATCGAACGATCAGGCTTCATTTCTTCCCGCCGGGGCCGAGGCCACCGAAGCCCAGGACTGGCAGGCCAAATTCCGCGACTCCAAGGAAATTCCCGCCGTGATTGTGGTGGAAAGCGACTCCGCCTTCACCCCGGCCCAGCTCGGCGAGGCGGCAGCCCTCAAGGGCAGGCTGGAGGACCTTCAGGCCGGGAGTACCGTGATCGGCCCCATCCCGTCCGAGGACGCCAAAGCGGTCCAGTTCGTGGTGCCCATCGATTCCTCGGCGGAAGTAAAGACGGTGGTCAAGGAACTGCGGAGCGAGGTCCAGGCGTCCGCCCCGGCAGGAATGCGGACCTTCGTGACCGGACCGGCCGGACTTATCGCGGACCTGGTGAGTGCCTTCGCCGGCATCGACGGCATCCTGCTGCTCGTGGCCCTCGGCGCCGTATTCCTGATCCTGCTGGTCGTCTACCGCTCCCTGCTGCTGCCCGTCATGGTGCTGTTCACCTCCGTGTTCGCGCTTTGCGCCTCGATCCTGCTGGTGTTCGGCATGGCCAAGGCCGGCTGGATCCAGCTGAACGGCCAAAGCCAGGGCATCCTGTCCATCCTGGTGATCGGCGCCGCCACCGACTATGCCCTGCTGTACGTGGCCCGGTTCCGCGAAGCCCTGACCCACACCAAGAACCGGACGGCCGCCGCCATCACCGCGTGGAAGGCGGCCTGGGAGCCGATCCTTGCCTCCGGAGCCACCGTGATCATTGCGCTGCTCTGCCTGCTGTTCTCCGACCTCAACTCCAACAAGGCTCTCGGCCCGGTGGCGGCGGCGGGCATCCTCTGCGCGCTCCTGGCGGCCCTGACCCTGTTGCCGGCCCTGATGGCACTGCTGGGCCGGGCCGCGTTCTGGCCGTTCCGGCCCAAGCTGCTCCCGGAGACCGAGCGGGAAGCCGAACTGGTCACCGGGCTGGAGGGCCAGAAGGGAATCTGGCGGGCCACCGGCTCGCTCGTTTCCCGCCGGCCGCGCACGGTCTGGGTCGCCTCGGTCCTGCTGCTCCTCGTGGCGGGCACCGGCATCCTGCAGCTCAAGGCCAACGGCGTCGCGCAGACAGACGTCATCCTCACTGCCTCCAACGCCGTCGACGGCCAGGACGCCCTCGGCCGGCACTTCGACGCCGGGTCCGGGAGCCCCGCGGTGATCGTGGCCGACGCGGACAGGGCACAGGACGTGCTGGCCAAGGTCAAGACCAGCGACGGCGTCGGAGACGCCTACTTGCTGGCCGACGGCGGCGTCCCCATCATGACCGGAGCCGCGGCCATCCCGGGCGCCCCGGCGGCACCGACAGCCCCGGCTTCCCCGGCGATCCGCGACGGAAGGGTCCTGATCAACGCGACGCTGAACTACGCCGCGGACTCCACCGAAGCCGAGAATGTCGTGGTGTCGCTCCGCCGGGAGCTGAAGGAGGTCGACGGCGGCGTGCTGGTCGGCGGCGTGACGGCCACGGCCCTGGATACGAACACCACTGCCCAGCGCGACCTCGTCACCATCATCCCGGTGGTCCTGGGCGTCATCCTGGTGATCCTCATGCTGCTGCTGCGCTCGGTGCTGGCGCCGGTCCTGCTGGTCGCCTCCGTGGTCCTTTCCTACGCCGCGGCGATGGGCGTCTCAGCCTTCGTGTTCAACAACGTCTTCGGCTTCCCCGGAGCGGACGCGACGGTGCCCCTGTTCGGCTTCGTCTTCCTCGTGGCACTGGGCGTCGACTACAACATTTTCCTCATGAGCCGGGTCCGGGAGGAATCGCTCAAGCACGGCACCCGGCCCGGCATCCTGCGCGGCCTCGGCGTGACGGGCGGTGTCATCACCTCGGCGGGCGTGGTCCTCGCGGCCACCTTCGCGGCCCTGGGAGTCATCCCGATCATGTTCCTGGTGCAGCTGGCCTTCATCGTCGCGTTCGGCGTCTTGCTGGACACTGTGCTGGTCCGCTCGCTGCTGGTACCCGCGCTGGCCTACGACATCGGCCCGCGCCTGTGGTGGCCCGGCAAGCTCGGCCGGCCCGGGAACGACGCCGCGGCCCGCGGCGGAATCCCGTCCTCCCGGCCGGCCGAAAATGAGGAGGCCGGGGTCCGCTAG
- a CDS encoding MarR family transcriptional regulator: protein MLQEFTLEANRYVDSAGGRNDMHRTDLNALAVIMRHAARDQIVTPGLLRRELNLSSPATTALIDRLHSSGHVVREREGADRRQVQLRMTPKAYRDGGAMFLPLARHMGAAMANFTPEELEIVTRFMNSMIDATVRAGEEAARGPIPEQAQEQDQRQGQHPG, encoded by the coding sequence ATCCTGCAGGAATTCACCCTCGAGGCCAACCGCTACGTGGACTCCGCCGGCGGCCGCAATGACATGCACCGCACGGATCTCAACGCCCTTGCCGTCATCATGCGGCACGCGGCCCGGGACCAGATCGTCACCCCGGGATTGCTCAGGAGAGAGCTGAACCTCAGCTCCCCTGCCACTACGGCCCTAATCGACCGGCTCCACAGTTCCGGCCACGTGGTCCGCGAGCGCGAGGGGGCTGACCGCCGCCAGGTGCAGCTGCGCATGACCCCCAAGGCCTACCGGGACGGCGGCGCGATGTTCCTTCCGCTGGCCCGCCACATGGGCGCGGCGATGGCGAACTTCACCCCGGAGGAACTGGAGATCGTCACCCGGTTCATGAACTCCATGATCGATGCCACCGTCCGGGCCGGCGAGGAAGCGGCCCGCGGCCCGATCCCGGAGCAGGCACAGGAACAGGATCAGCGGCAGGGGCAGCACCCCGGCTGA
- a CDS encoding APC family permease: protein MESNKSNNNSNSGAKGLGLFRATGIYVGAILGSGVLVLPAIAAKEAGPASLLAWALLLVFCTPVAFSFAEMSRQQPDAGGIAHFVKRAFGRRASVVAGYLFYFSIPFGAPATAVIGGNYIAHALGGGRETAVLAAAVILLAAFASNAVGLRVSSRIQLALMVLLVGLLALAVALAAPHAKAENFQPFAPHGYWAVGGAASLLFFCFAGWEAVSHLAGEFRNPERDLRRATWLTLIVVGTVYIGVVAASVAVLGPRLPASAVPIADLLEKGLGSLAAPLTAVAAAVLTFGPINTFVAGASRLGAALASDGVLPRDLARGAGRGQVPAGSLATLAVLTLLSFAAAVGGLTDMQFQIGAASACFTAVTAFGLAAGIRLLQPRTAAWYGVIVAAAVMVAVLLFSGWALVVPLVLAAAAVGVGRRFGVAPERVTTPVTVPPLLAEAVPRGRSQAAARP from the coding sequence GTGGAAAGCAACAAGAGCAACAACAACAGCAACAGCGGCGCCAAGGGACTGGGCCTGTTCCGGGCCACCGGAATCTATGTCGGGGCGATCCTCGGCTCGGGCGTCCTGGTGCTCCCCGCCATCGCGGCCAAGGAAGCGGGCCCGGCATCGCTCCTGGCGTGGGCCCTCCTGCTGGTGTTCTGCACCCCGGTCGCCTTCAGCTTCGCCGAAATGAGCCGCCAGCAGCCCGACGCCGGAGGGATCGCGCACTTCGTCAAACGCGCCTTCGGGCGCCGTGCCTCGGTGGTGGCCGGATACCTCTTCTACTTTTCAATCCCCTTCGGTGCCCCGGCCACGGCGGTGATCGGCGGCAATTACATCGCCCACGCCCTCGGCGGCGGACGGGAAACCGCGGTCCTCGCGGCGGCAGTGATCCTGCTTGCCGCCTTCGCGAGCAACGCCGTCGGGCTCAGGGTTTCCAGCCGCATCCAACTCGCGCTCATGGTGCTGCTTGTGGGACTGCTCGCGCTCGCCGTCGCTCTCGCGGCTCCCCACGCGAAAGCGGAGAATTTCCAGCCCTTCGCGCCGCACGGCTACTGGGCGGTCGGCGGGGCCGCGAGCCTGCTGTTCTTCTGCTTCGCCGGTTGGGAGGCCGTTTCCCACCTTGCCGGGGAATTCCGGAATCCCGAGCGCGATCTCCGCCGGGCCACCTGGCTCACCCTGATTGTGGTCGGCACCGTCTACATCGGGGTCGTCGCCGCCTCGGTGGCCGTCCTCGGACCGCGGCTTCCCGCCTCGGCGGTGCCCATCGCGGACCTGCTGGAGAAGGGGCTGGGCTCACTGGCGGCCCCGCTCACCGCCGTCGCCGCCGCCGTGCTGACCTTCGGTCCTATCAACACCTTCGTGGCCGGCGCCAGCCGGCTCGGGGCTGCCTTGGCGTCCGACGGCGTGCTGCCGCGTGACCTCGCCCGGGGCGCGGGCCGGGGACAGGTCCCGGCCGGAAGCCTGGCAACACTGGCCGTCCTGACGCTGTTGTCCTTCGCCGCGGCCGTTGGCGGACTCACCGACATGCAGTTCCAGATCGGGGCCGCGTCGGCGTGTTTCACTGCTGTCACCGCGTTCGGCCTGGCCGCCGGCATCCGGCTGCTGCAGCCGCGCACGGCCGCCTGGTACGGCGTGATCGTCGCGGCGGCCGTCATGGTGGCGGTGCTGCTCTTCAGCGGCTGGGCCCTGGTGGTCCCGCTGGTACTGGCAGCCGCCGCCGTCGGCGTCGGCAGGCGTTTTGGTGTGGCCCCGGAACGGGTGACGACGCCGGTGACGGTGCCTCCCTTGCTGGCGGAAGCGGTCCCTCGTGGCCGGTCGCAGGCTGCCGCCCGCCCGTGA
- a CDS encoding methyltransferase domain-containing protein: MSAQQPDDVYTHGHHESVVRAHASRTAENSAAFVLPYLTPGVSVLDVGCGPGSITCDFAELVAPGRVTGLDRSPDIIAQATALAVERGVENVHFGTGNVYDLDFPDESFDVVHAHQVLQHLTDPVAALREMRRVAKAGGIVAVRDADFHGMSWYPAIPELDDWMELYQRIARRNGAEPDAGRRLVSWAQAAGFTDVAPSSSNWLYATGQQRRWQARVWGERVLHSSFADQALEYGFASEADLARISAGWHRWGSTDDGWFLIPNGEVIARA, translated from the coding sequence ATGAGTGCGCAGCAGCCTGACGATGTGTACACGCACGGCCACCACGAGTCGGTGGTCCGTGCCCATGCTTCCCGCACGGCGGAGAACTCGGCAGCGTTCGTGCTTCCGTACCTCACGCCCGGCGTGTCCGTGCTCGACGTCGGCTGCGGTCCGGGCAGCATCACGTGCGACTTCGCGGAGCTGGTGGCGCCGGGCAGGGTCACGGGCCTTGACCGCTCCCCCGACATCATCGCCCAGGCAACCGCCCTCGCCGTCGAGCGCGGCGTGGAAAATGTCCACTTTGGGACCGGCAACGTCTACGACCTCGACTTCCCGGACGAGTCGTTCGACGTCGTCCACGCCCATCAGGTCCTCCAGCACCTCACGGACCCCGTCGCGGCCCTGCGGGAGATGCGCCGGGTGGCCAAGGCCGGCGGCATCGTGGCGGTGCGCGACGCCGATTTCCACGGCATGAGCTGGTACCCGGCCATCCCGGAACTCGACGACTGGATGGAGCTCTACCAGCGCATCGCCCGCCGCAACGGCGCCGAGCCCGATGCCGGCCGCCGGCTCGTGTCCTGGGCCCAGGCTGCCGGGTTCACGGACGTGGCGCCGTCGAGCAGCAACTGGCTCTACGCCACCGGGCAGCAGCGGCGCTGGCAGGCCCGGGTGTGGGGCGAGCGGGTGCTGCATTCCTCCTTTGCGGACCAGGCGCTCGAGTACGGCTTCGCCAGCGAGGCGGACCTGGCCCGGATTTCCGCGGGCTGGCACCGGTGGGGCTCCACCGACGACGGATGGTTCCTGATTCCCAACGGTGAAGTCATCGCCAGGGCGTGA